One window of Armatimonadota bacterium genomic DNA carries:
- a CDS encoding type II toxin-antitoxin system HicB family antitoxin: MKEYAVIYEKGPTSWGAHVPDLPICVAVGGTLEEVQKLIKEAIELYLETLKDEGKPVPEPVTDVGKIRVAA; the protein is encoded by the coding sequence ATGAAGGAATACGCAGTCATCTACGAAAAAGGCCCCACGAGTTGGGGGGCACACGTCCCAGACCTCCCCATCTGTGTTGCGGTCGGCGGCACCTTGGAGGAAGTTCAGAAGCTCATCAAGGAAGCCATAGAGCTTTATCTGGAAACGTTGAAGGACGAAGGAAAACCTGTACCTGAGCCGGTAACAGATGTCGGGAAGATTCGTGTAGCCGCATAG
- the metW gene encoding methionine biosynthesis protein MetW, translating into MTQEIKLEENGTVLKLAPEHRIIIDLIEEGSRVMDLGCGEGDLLKALKVMKHVRAEGIELREECIQACVAKGLFNIHHGDLDKGLADYTDKSVDYVIMTNTIQVLHRPLTLIKEMARVGRKCIISLPNFGFLRIRWQLFVNGRMPKSPRLPYEWYDTPNIHLATLADFRDFCRVADLRVLKEIALRTTDDGNCRIVRYLPNLMADAGIFLVEPCN; encoded by the coding sequence ATGACACAAGAGATCAAACTCGAAGAGAACGGGACCGTCCTGAAACTCGCGCCGGAGCACAGGATCATCATTGATCTGATCGAAGAGGGCAGCCGGGTGATGGACCTTGGATGCGGCGAGGGCGACCTGCTGAAGGCTCTCAAGGTGATGAAGCACGTCCGCGCCGAGGGCATCGAACTCAGGGAGGAATGCATCCAGGCCTGCGTGGCGAAGGGGCTGTTCAACATCCACCACGGCGACCTAGACAAGGGCCTCGCCGACTATACGGACAAGTCGGTGGACTACGTGATCATGACGAACACCATCCAGGTCCTGCACCGGCCCCTGACCCTGATCAAGGAGATGGCTCGTGTCGGCAGGAAGTGCATCATCAGCTTGCCGAACTTCGGCTTCCTTCGTATCAGATGGCAGCTCTTCGTCAACGGCCGGATGCCGAAGAGCCCCAGGCTTCCTTACGAATGGTATGACACCCCCAACATCCACTTGGCCACGCTTGCGGACTTCCGCGACTTCTGCCGCGTGGCCGACCTGCGGGTGCTGAAAGAGATCGCGCTGCGGACCACGGACGACGGCAACTGCCGCATAGTCCGATACCTACCGAATCTCATGGCCGACGCCGGCATCTTCCTCGTGGAACCGTGCAACTGA
- a CDS encoding beta-N-acetylglucosaminidase domain-containing protein: MKTRNLALIAIIVCLAGGTSHAKPEPALADLAGTDFEGGAANLYGSTMAGEIQVNYVYAEPTGGHSTMQATFEVKSVPEQPMFLHLRGRDDDGPKQCAIALELNGKTIFSGPNDFTSKEWQTHRFAIPPGVLKAGQNTLVVRCTEKEGGLGWPPWFQAARCIVGPEDFVIVRDLSKDFWIEMPEKRRPFPEPLAAGQKPGFAMRGTKGWMWTPEQYLAEIPVLARYKMNFLQNCYTSMCDVEHYAWGNPEVNRWWEDLPAEKKAAYENIVSQCQKNGIEFCFSMNPNLCSKRPLDYKSDKDIADLWKHYSWMQGLGVKWFNISLDDISHGIDASGQARVVNIIFERLKAKDPKAQMIFCPTFYWGDGTDPAAKAYLEILAKELDKDVYLFWTGDSVVGNITRRAAETYKGIAGHRLFLWDNYPVNDAHPTMHLGPVINRDADLCEAVDGYMSNPLCQQNEWNRLPMLTCADYAYNPYAYDPMRSIGQAILHLGRTSEERQVLKEAVEIYPGFVILGKPQTGLNPVRDQFNKIIATPHSRYVAEGYIRTIEAFANKADRVFPDRCKAERQTIHNDIAFLRKLLESRYGQ; encoded by the coding sequence GTGAAGACACGGAATCTTGCGCTTATAGCTATCATCGTATGCCTCGCGGGAGGCACGTCACACGCTAAGCCTGAGCCGGCGCTGGCGGACCTGGCCGGGACCGACTTTGAGGGCGGCGCGGCGAATCTGTACGGCTCGACGATGGCCGGCGAGATACAGGTGAACTACGTTTACGCCGAACCGACCGGGGGGCACTCGACTATGCAGGCGACATTCGAGGTCAAGTCGGTCCCAGAGCAGCCGATGTTCCTACACCTCAGGGGTCGGGACGACGACGGCCCGAAGCAGTGCGCAATCGCCCTCGAACTGAACGGCAAGACGATCTTCAGCGGCCCGAACGACTTCACCAGCAAGGAGTGGCAGACCCACAGGTTCGCCATCCCCCCCGGCGTGCTGAAGGCAGGGCAGAACACGCTCGTCGTCCGATGCACTGAGAAGGAGGGAGGGCTCGGCTGGCCGCCGTGGTTCCAGGCGGCAAGATGCATCGTCGGGCCGGAGGACTTTGTGATCGTCCGCGACCTCAGCAAGGACTTCTGGATCGAGATGCCGGAGAAGCGTCGTCCGTTCCCGGAGCCGCTCGCCGCCGGACAGAAGCCCGGGTTCGCGATGCGCGGCACCAAGGGGTGGATGTGGACGCCCGAGCAGTATCTCGCAGAGATTCCGGTGCTGGCCCGGTACAAGATGAACTTCCTCCAGAACTGCTACACGAGCATGTGCGATGTAGAACATTATGCGTGGGGCAACCCGGAGGTCAACCGTTGGTGGGAGGACCTCCCGGCTGAGAAGAAGGCCGCTTACGAGAACATCGTAAGCCAGTGTCAGAAGAATGGGATCGAGTTCTGTTTCAGCATGAACCCGAACCTCTGCAGCAAGCGCCCACTGGACTACAAGTCGGACAAGGACATCGCCGATCTCTGGAAGCACTACTCGTGGATGCAGGGGCTCGGCGTGAAGTGGTTCAACATCTCGCTCGACGACATCAGCCACGGGATCGATGCGTCCGGACAGGCCAGGGTGGTCAACATCATCTTCGAGCGGTTGAAGGCTAAGGACCCGAAGGCGCAGATGATCTTCTGCCCGACGTTCTACTGGGGCGACGGGACGGACCCGGCGGCGAAGGCTTACCTCGAGATCCTCGCGAAGGAGCTCGACAAGGACGTCTACCTCTTCTGGACCGGCGACAGCGTGGTCGGCAACATCACCCGCAGAGCCGCCGAGACATACAAGGGCATCGCCGGGCACCGCCTCTTCCTGTGGGACAACTACCCCGTGAACGACGCGCACCCCACCATGCACCTCGGTCCGGTGATCAATCGCGATGCGGACCTCTGCGAGGCGGTCGACGGTTACATGAGCAATCCGCTGTGCCAGCAGAACGAGTGGAACCGCCTCCCGATGCTGACCTGCGCCGACTACGCGTACAACCCCTATGCCTACGACCCAATGCGTTCGATCGGCCAGGCGATCCTGCATCTCGGCAGGACCTCCGAGGAGCGCCAGGTGCTCAAGGAGGCGGTCGAGATCTACCCAGGCTTCGTGATCCTCGGCAAGCCGCAGACCGGCCTGAACCCGGTGCGCGATCAGTTCAACAAGATCATCGCCACGCCGCACTCCCGATACGTCGCGGAGGGATACATTCGCACCATCGAGGCGTTCGCGAACAAAGCAGACCGGGTCTTCCCAGATCGCTGCAAGGCAGAGCGCCAGACGATCCACAACGACATCGCGTTCCTCAGGAAACTGCTGGAATCCCGATACGGGCAGTAG
- a CDS encoding acyl-CoA dehydrogenase family protein gives MDYFFTEEQQMIREVAREIAEKRIRPVAAEFDESGEFPWEITKAIAEADLFRVFIPEEYEGMDLGSPIMNMCIVTEELSKACGGISLGFAATGLGTMPILIAGSDEQKAKWLPRIAGGTLAAFGLTEANAGSDAGAVATTAILDGDEYVVNGTKQWITNGGEAEIYTIFCVTDPTRGPRGVSTIVVEKDTPGFTFGKKEDKMGIRASATRELIFQDCRVPKENVLGKPGSGFFNAMKTFDMSRPGVASQALGIAQGALDLAVKYSRERRQFGQPISAFQGLRWMLADMGMKVEAARALIYATARWIDQAKPKKATTYSAMAKCFASDVAMEVTTNALQVFGGYGYMKEYPIEKYMRDAKITQIYEGTNQIQREEISKGLIAAAAAGE, from the coding sequence ATGGATTACTTCTTCACTGAAGAACAGCAGATGATTCGGGAAGTCGCCCGCGAGATCGCCGAGAAAAGAATTCGGCCGGTCGCCGCCGAGTTCGACGAATCGGGCGAGTTCCCCTGGGAGATCACGAAGGCGATCGCTGAGGCCGATCTCTTCCGCGTTTTCATACCTGAGGAGTACGAGGGCATGGACCTCGGCTCGCCGATCATGAACATGTGCATCGTCACCGAGGAGCTGTCGAAGGCGTGCGGCGGCATCTCCCTCGGATTCGCCGCGACCGGACTCGGCACGATGCCGATCCTCATCGCAGGCAGCGACGAGCAGAAGGCCAAGTGGCTCCCCCGGATCGCCGGCGGGACGCTGGCGGCATTCGGCCTGACCGAGGCCAACGCCGGATCGGACGCAGGCGCCGTCGCCACGACCGCTATCCTCGACGGCGACGAGTACGTCGTGAACGGCACCAAGCAGTGGATCACCAACGGCGGCGAGGCGGAGATCTACACGATCTTCTGTGTGACCGACCCGACCAGAGGCCCCCGCGGCGTTTCGACCATCGTCGTCGAGAAGGACACGCCCGGCTTCACGTTCGGCAAGAAGGAAGACAAGATGGGCATCCGCGCGTCGGCGACCCGCGAGCTGATCTTCCAGGACTGCCGCGTGCCCAAGGAGAACGTGCTCGGCAAGCCGGGATCGGGCTTCTTCAACGCGATGAAGACGTTCGACATGTCCCGGCCCGGTGTCGCGTCCCAGGCGCTCGGAATCGCTCAGGGCGCGCTCGATCTGGCGGTGAAGTACTCCCGCGAGCGCAGGCAGTTCGGCCAGCCAATCTCCGCGTTCCAGGGACTGCGCTGGATGCTCGCCGACATGGGGATGAAGGTCGAGGCCGCCCGCGCGCTCATCTATGCAACCGCCCGATGGATCGACCAGGCCAAGCCGAAGAAGGCGACGACTTACTCCGCGATGGCGAAGTGCTTCGCCTCCGACGTGGCGATGGAGGTCACGACGAACGCGCTCCAGGTCTTCGGCGGGTACGGCTACATGAAGGAGTACCCGATCGAGAAGTACATGCGCGACGCGAAGATCACCCAGATTTACGAGGGCACTAACCAGATTCAGCGCGAGGAGATCTCCAAGGGCCTGATCGCGGCCGCGGCCGCCGGGGAGTAG
- a CDS encoding homoserine O-acetyltransferase: MEEGSVGIVETQYFTFAEPPNEMELECGRKLGPITLAYETYGELNEAKDNTILVLHALSGDAHVAGRHKPDDRKPGWWDDMVGPGRAMDTNKYFVVCSNVIGGCKGSTGPNSIDPTTSREYGRSFPVVTIRDMVNAQKALIDHLGIERLLCVIGGSMGGMQVLEWACSYPDMVRLAIPLATTAQLSPQGIAFDWVGRDAIMSNPEYMDGDYYRKSSSGRGLSLARMIGHITYLSEESMMRKFGRRLQNKEKDEYAYDFRTEFEVESYLDYQGESFVERFDANSYLYITKAMDYFDMERQYGSLEKAFARARAKFLVISFSSDWLFPSSESKKIVKALRGNNLDAIYMEIETAYGHDAFLVEWERLTASVSNFLRHGYANT, encoded by the coding sequence ATCGAAGAAGGATCGGTCGGAATCGTAGAGACGCAGTACTTCACGTTTGCCGAGCCGCCGAACGAGATGGAACTCGAATGCGGGCGGAAGCTCGGTCCGATTACGCTCGCCTACGAGACCTACGGCGAGTTGAACGAGGCGAAGGACAACACTATCCTCGTGCTCCATGCCCTATCCGGCGACGCGCACGTTGCAGGGCGCCACAAGCCTGACGACAGGAAGCCGGGCTGGTGGGACGACATGGTCGGCCCCGGCAGGGCCATGGACACGAACAAGTACTTCGTCGTCTGCTCGAACGTGATCGGCGGATGCAAAGGATCCACCGGGCCGAACTCGATAGACCCGACTACGAGCAGAGAGTACGGCAGGTCCTTCCCTGTCGTCACTATCAGGGATATGGTGAACGCCCAGAAGGCTCTGATAGACCATCTGGGCATTGAGAGGCTGCTGTGCGTGATCGGCGGCTCGATGGGTGGGATGCAGGTGCTGGAGTGGGCGTGCAGCTACCCGGATATGGTCCGATTGGCGATACCGCTGGCAACCACGGCACAACTTTCCCCCCAGGGAATTGCCTTCGACTGGGTCGGCAGAGACGCCATCATGTCCAACCCGGAGTACATGGACGGCGACTACTACAGGAAGTCAAGCTCGGGCAGGGGCCTCTCGCTGGCGCGGATGATCGGTCATATCACGTACCTCTCTGAAGAATCGATGATGAGGAAGTTCGGCCGTCGCCTCCAGAACAAGGAGAAGGACGAGTACGCGTATGACTTCAGGACGGAGTTCGAGGTGGAGAGCTACCTGGATTACCAGGGGGAGAGCTTCGTGGAGCGTTTCGACGCAAACTCCTATCTGTACATTACCAAGGCGATGGACTATTTCGACATGGAGCGGCAGTACGGGTCGCTCGAGAAGGCGTTCGCTCGAGCCAGGGCTAAGTTTTTGGTCATCTCCTTCTCGTCGGACTGGCTCTTCCCGTCCAGCGAGTCCAAGAAGATAGTAAAGGCGCTTCGGGGCAACAATCTCGATGCGATCTACATGGAAATCGAGACCGCGTACGGGCACGACGCGTTTCTGGTCGAGTGGGAGAGACTAACCGCGTCGGTGTCCAACTTCCTGAGGCACGGATACGCGAATACCTAG
- a CDS encoding heparinase II/III family protein, giving the protein MPKLFIIALLCSAALLTSSFGAGSAKTRRTAITDDEIATARENIERYQWAKDTVKGLKDDVIRSSWCEVGKTADQLLDVPDEQLWDLMPDTRIHREYYVNQHKGCPVHGLEIKKFSVFHPWKIDPFNKPFKIQCPVGGEWYPSNDFAAGDLTSGDFPDDGTGFTPPNPPLANGGIGGVKDGDTYYFIGEYIHAVYLNGVRPALDRLSQLYLFTGDKRYAHKAAVILMRLAEQFPNSTDKKDRCYKYPYAVRSGLITDYIWSCSDVAGIAAAYDRIYDALDDPDTVAFVSSKIPGIKTGADIRCYVEENIVRVGAKALRDTVIVGNFGMHQNSAATLALVMDDVKGTNKPDSLEMIDWLYYKCTGPLRTFARNSLFKDGGGAESIGYNTSKLAMLPTMEKVEQLRKLHPQEIEAARYPVMWDEPKLKAMVGSYFMDLITLDRYYPGVGDCTPEPMHPTDRDRGLRSLLSGYGETVYRQYGDERAATTLMDSNGKISHASVLRKPIDDEIRRAVKKLGTFLPRRTQAFDGYRLAIARSGSNEDQRALWVFYGAHPAHNHRDPMNLGFQALGKALLPDLGYPKSWDFAATWETHIATHNTVMIDRKNPTIHDFGRLISLQSADGIEMIDSQEDPYRTDELAFGEGGDRLYRRTSLMIDLSPQDCYMADIFRVRGGTEHWQSWHGPAVPPVYEGPALVQQSKGTLAGEDVEYNTKRPGPDGKPLLDYQAIFTNVRRGPVTALWSLDYDCAGERKVHIRVTGLPEPGTELVLADGRAPSQPDDYTVTYSLACRKDDAPLTSEYLTVIEPYSGTRVVDRIERLEPQGKAVEGYRPAGIRVATRETQDTILSTGIPDGSAKLGNMALMGDVGLVRQEGERIERLFLSSGTLLIAGDTSISLARAENASQIIALDRVANEITVDMTIGDPKALIGRRIRIEGMQRCDAYEVVGAKVAADGAVRLTLGTTSLLAEGVAVGFADGVIRNKTMLDFAALSQGDGVWHSSYSLYRGAVIENESGDAYLRVRGAFGSRAPEDVRYDVILDKTNKRSADDLKSVFADADGDGRATFHLYEYGIGDWAVVPGLATLYATGDGTYSLEATDDVTISLPCPTGSRLSIRKASGTEWAEVGRSSDGVVYAAIPLSGFGGSAEIRVEN; this is encoded by the coding sequence ATGCCGAAGCTGTTCATCATAGCGCTGTTGTGTTCGGCGGCGCTTCTCACAAGCTCATTCGGGGCCGGGTCGGCGAAGACCCGGCGGACGGCAATCACGGATGACGAGATCGCCACCGCACGCGAGAACATCGAGAGGTACCAGTGGGCGAAAGACACGGTCAAGGGCCTGAAGGACGACGTCATCCGGTCTTCGTGGTGCGAGGTCGGGAAGACGGCCGATCAGCTCCTCGATGTGCCCGATGAGCAGCTCTGGGACCTGATGCCGGACACCCGTATCCACCGCGAGTACTACGTGAACCAGCACAAGGGCTGCCCGGTCCACGGCCTCGAGATCAAGAAGTTCAGCGTCTTCCACCCCTGGAAGATCGACCCGTTCAACAAACCGTTCAAGATCCAGTGCCCGGTCGGCGGCGAGTGGTATCCCTCAAACGACTTCGCGGCCGGTGATCTGACATCCGGCGACTTCCCGGACGACGGCACGGGATTCACCCCCCCTAATCCCCCCCTTGCCAATGGGGGGATTGGTGGGGTGAAGGACGGCGACACCTACTACTTCATCGGCGAGTACATCCATGCCGTCTACCTCAACGGCGTTCGGCCTGCGCTCGATCGGCTCTCGCAGCTCTACCTGTTCACCGGCGACAAGCGATATGCGCACAAGGCGGCGGTAATCCTGATGCGCCTCGCCGAGCAGTTCCCGAACTCGACCGACAAGAAGGACCGCTGCTACAAGTATCCGTATGCCGTTCGGTCCGGGCTGATCACCGACTACATCTGGTCGTGCAGCGACGTGGCGGGCATCGCGGCGGCATACGATCGGATCTACGATGCGCTGGACGATCCCGACACGGTCGCGTTCGTATCGAGCAAGATCCCGGGCATCAAGACCGGCGCGGACATTCGATGCTACGTCGAGGAGAACATCGTCCGAGTCGGGGCCAAGGCACTCCGGGACACCGTCATCGTTGGGAACTTCGGGATGCATCAGAACTCCGCGGCCACCCTCGCCCTGGTGATGGACGACGTGAAGGGCACAAACAAGCCTGACTCGCTCGAGATGATCGACTGGCTCTACTACAAGTGCACCGGCCCTCTGCGCACGTTCGCGCGCAACTCGCTATTCAAGGACGGTGGAGGCGCGGAGAGCATCGGCTACAACACGAGCAAGCTCGCCATGCTCCCGACGATGGAGAAGGTCGAGCAGCTTCGGAAGCTCCATCCGCAGGAGATAGAAGCGGCCCGCTACCCGGTGATGTGGGATGAGCCGAAACTGAAGGCCATGGTCGGCAGCTACTTCATGGACCTGATCACGCTCGATCGCTACTACCCCGGCGTCGGCGACTGCACGCCCGAGCCGATGCACCCGACCGACCGCGACAGGGGACTCAGGTCACTTCTGAGCGGCTATGGCGAGACCGTCTACCGGCAGTACGGCGACGAGCGCGCGGCCACGACTCTGATGGACTCGAACGGCAAGATCAGCCACGCGTCAGTCTTAAGGAAGCCGATAGACGATGAGATCCGCCGAGCCGTGAAGAAGCTCGGCACGTTCCTTCCGCGCCGGACTCAGGCATTCGACGGCTACCGGCTGGCGATTGCGCGCTCCGGCAGTAACGAGGACCAGCGGGCGCTGTGGGTGTTCTACGGCGCGCATCCCGCGCATAACCATCGCGATCCGATGAACCTCGGCTTCCAGGCGCTCGGCAAGGCGCTGCTCCCCGACCTCGGCTACCCGAAGTCGTGGGATTTTGCGGCCACCTGGGAGACGCACATCGCCACGCACAACACGGTGATGATCGATCGGAAGAACCCGACGATCCATGACTTCGGGCGCCTGATATCGCTCCAGTCGGCGGACGGGATCGAGATGATCGACTCGCAGGAAGACCCCTACCGCACCGATGAGCTTGCTTTCGGTGAAGGTGGCGACCGTCTCTACCGGCGCACGAGCCTGATGATCGACCTGTCGCCCCAGGACTGCTACATGGCCGACATCTTTCGCGTTCGAGGTGGAACTGAGCACTGGCAGAGTTGGCACGGCCCGGCCGTTCCGCCCGTATATGAGGGTCCGGCGCTAGTCCAGCAGTCGAAGGGCACTCTGGCCGGTGAGGATGTCGAGTACAACACAAAGCGTCCCGGCCCGGACGGCAAGCCGCTCCTGGACTACCAGGCGATTTTCACCAACGTCCGCAGAGGGCCGGTGACAGCGCTTTGGTCGCTCGATTATGACTGTGCCGGAGAGCGGAAGGTTCACATCCGCGTGACCGGGCTGCCCGAGCCGGGGACGGAACTCGTCCTCGCGGATGGACGCGCTCCTTCGCAGCCGGATGATTACACGGTCACCTACTCCCTAGCCTGCCGGAAAGACGATGCGCCTTTGACCAGCGAGTACCTGACGGTGATCGAGCCGTACTCGGGCACGCGCGTGGTAGACCGCATCGAGCGCCTGGAACCGCAGGGCAAGGCAGTCGAGGGCTATCGTCCGGCGGGCATCCGCGTGGCGACGAGAGAGACGCAGGACACGATTCTCTCGACCGGGATACCAGACGGGTCGGCCAAGCTGGGTAACATGGCCCTGATGGGCGATGTCGGCCTTGTGCGGCAAGAGGGAGAGCGGATCGAGCGGCTCTTCCTGTCGAGTGGGACGCTTCTGATCGCCGGCGACACCTCGATCAGCCTGGCGCGCGCGGAGAACGCGAGCCAAATCATCGCCCTGGACCGAGTCGCGAATGAGATCACCGTAGACATGACTATCGGCGACCCGAAGGCACTGATCGGCCGGCGGATCCGGATCGAGGGCATGCAACGATGTGACGCATATGAGGTCGTGGGGGCGAAGGTGGCCGCAGATGGCGCTGTTCGATTGACTCTCGGAACGACGAGCCTGCTCGCCGAGGGTGTGGCGGTCGGCTTCGCAGACGGCGTCATTAGGAACAAGACTATGCTCGACTTCGCCGCACTGAGCCAGGGCGATGGCGTATGGCATTCGAGCTACTCACTCTACCGGGGCGCGGTGATCGAGAACGAGAGCGGCGACGCATACCTCCGCGTCCGCGGGGCATTCGGCAGCCGAGCGCCCGAGGATGTTCGGTACGATGTTATTCTTGACAAGACGAACAAACGGTCTGCCGATGACCTGAAGTCGGTGTTCGCCGACGCTGACGGCGACGGACGCGCGACCTTCCACCTCTACGAGTACGGAATCGGCGACTGGGCAGTCGTGCCGGGACTGGCCACGCTCTACGCCACCGGCGACGGCACATACTCCCTCGAGGCGACCGACGACGTCACCATCTCACTGCCCTGCCCCACCGGGTCTCGGTTGTCTATTCGAAAGGCTTCGGGCACGGAGTGGGCCGAGGTCGGGCGATCGAGCGATGGCGTGGTGTACGCCGCGATCCCGCTCTCCGGCTTCGGCGGAAGTGCGGAGATTCGCGTCGAGAACTGA
- the serC gene encoding 3-phosphoserine/phosphohydroxythreonine transaminase, whose translation MARAYNFNAGPAALPLPVLEKAQAEMTDYAGSGMSVMELSHRSKEFQAIIDAAEANVRSLMGVSDDYAVLFLQGGASLQFATIPMSFRRAGKTADYVDTGSWASKATKEAKITGSTHIAWSGKEAGYPRCPKPGDLDVSAGTEYLHICSNETIGGIRFTEFPKTDALIADMSSEIMSRVIDVNRFAMIYAGAQKNLGPSGLALVILRKDLLEREAESQPIFFKYGTHVENTSLYNTPNTWGIYILKLVTEWLQGLGGIAGIQKINERKAGKLYAEIDSSGFWKCPIDTESRSIMNVVWRLPSEELEEKFVSESKKAGLVGLKGHRSVGGLRASIYNAVPEAAVDALVAFMKEFKSANG comes from the coding sequence ATGGCAAGAGCTTACAATTTCAACGCAGGACCCGCGGCCTTGCCGCTCCCGGTTCTGGAGAAGGCGCAGGCGGAGATGACCGATTATGCCGGGAGCGGCATGTCGGTAATGGAGCTGTCACACCGCTCCAAGGAGTTCCAGGCGATCATTGACGCCGCCGAGGCGAACGTCCGAAGCCTGATGGGCGTCTCGGACGACTACGCGGTGCTGTTCCTTCAGGGCGGCGCCAGCCTCCAGTTCGCCACGATCCCGATGAGCTTCCGGCGCGCCGGCAAGACCGCGGACTACGTAGACACTGGAAGCTGGGCGTCGAAGGCGACAAAGGAAGCTAAGATCACCGGCTCGACGCACATCGCATGGTCCGGCAAAGAAGCGGGCTATCCTCGATGTCCGAAGCCTGGCGATCTCGACGTCAGCGCCGGCACCGAGTACCTTCACATCTGCTCGAACGAGACGATCGGCGGCATTCGGTTCACGGAGTTCCCGAAGACCGACGCCCTGATCGCCGACATGTCGAGCGAGATCATGTCACGCGTGATTGACGTCAACCGGTTTGCGATGATCTACGCCGGCGCTCAGAAGAACCTCGGTCCTTCAGGGCTGGCGCTCGTGATCCTGCGGAAGGACCTGCTGGAGCGCGAGGCCGAAAGCCAGCCGATCTTCTTCAAGTACGGCACGCACGTCGAGAACACCAGCCTCTACAACACGCCGAACACCTGGGGCATCTACATCTTGAAGCTCGTCACCGAGTGGCTGCAGGGACTCGGAGGCATCGCAGGCATCCAGAAGATCAACGAGCGGAAGGCCGGCAAGCTATACGCAGAGATTGACTCGAGCGGTTTCTGGAAGTGCCCGATTGACACAGAGAGCCGTTCGATCATGAACGTCGTGTGGCGGCTTCCGAGCGAGGAACTGGAAGAGAAGTTCGTATCCGAGTCGAAGAAGGCGGGGTTGGTCGGCCTCAAGGGGCACCGGTCCGTCGGCGGTCTGCGGGCGAGCATCTACAACGCCGTCCCCGAGGCGGCTGTGGACGCGCTCGTGGCGTTCATGAAGGAGTTCAAATCGGCGAACGGCTAG